TTCTTTGTTTATCATAGGCATAGCCGCCATGTGCTActaggtagtgtttgggagcatgaatttcaggccttggatttggattttgatggatttggacaaatttcagtataattttatatatcatcttattcaaatctaatacaactccaaattcaaggcctctccaaacataggtTTAGTGTATGTGATGTCAAACATGTAGATTTCATGGGGGAAGAACATGGACCAACTGCTTGTTCTCACTACGTTAATTATTTACTTTTTTATATTCATTATCAATAGCTTATCTTCTGGGTTTTCTGTAATGGGCATGATTTATGCTTGCTCCAGCAAACATTTGTTGCAGTGAAATTGggtttatttgtttgtttttattttgatgGTGCAgaatcaatatgatgctcaaaAGGCTCTGCGAAAGAATGGGATGCAAATTAATGGAGTTCTCATTATAGGTGTGAAGCCACTGGATCCAATGCAGCGTGAGGCTCTGAACGAAAGGCTTAATAATCAGGGATTCATGACTTTCCCCCCTCCACAATCCACCAGAAGCTCACAGCCCAATACACTGAGAGCCACTCCTCGTCCATACTCCCTTCAAAATGGAAGCGCTAGTGCTCGGCAGTCTACCAGTGCCATCGCTTCCCCGGCAAAATCTGTAGTGTCCAAAATCATGGACCTGATGTTTGGGGTTTAATGAGTTATCTATAACTGTTTTGTATTTCACCCCCCTTGCTTCTATACCCTCTTTGCCCACCTTTCTTAGCCTGCTTGCCATTTCCCCTTCCCAACAAAAGACACTAAAATTCAATGTACAGCTGATGGTTTCAGACTTTGAGCTGTTGCATTTTCTCTCCTCCCCACATAAATGAATAGGTGATAGAAACGAATTGTGGAATGGTATTCGGCCATGTGCTGGGCAGGATTCACGGGCATGCCTTTTTCAGGTCTATAGGCTTTGCCTATGTTGACAAACTATGCAATTTCATGGCTCTAGCTATCCATTGTACTATTTTATTTTAGCAGTATTTTAATAGGTTGGCCTGGCATTGGCTCAGCTCGATCTTGCATGTTGTCTCATTGGCTGTTGGGTATATTTTGGAGTAATGGGGAGTTggatatttaatattttttgattaGTTATATACTCATGGTTTGTCAATGATGTAGTTAGCAGACTTCCAGAATAATGAGAAATAGTGTTCATCTGAAATTACTCTTATGTATATATTagtagaatctagaggttttaggataagtagaaataaaatagaatatatgaaatgtagttttagtaatgataggagtaatattagaaataaagttaaaattgatgatgaaaaaataaatagtatttgtagattttgatacgttggatctattatgtaagttgaaagagaaattgaaaatgatgtaatgtATAGAGTTAAGGCAGGTTGGGTAAATGAAAAAGTGTTTCAAGTGTACTATGTGATCGTAAATTatctttaaaattgaaagggaagttttataaaaCAGTTATAAGAttagttatgttatatggatcggaatgttgggtaATAAAGAaatgtaatatttaaaaaataaaagttatcgagatgagaatgtttaaatggatgagtgatataacattgaaaaataaattaagaaatgaacatattcatggtaagttaggtgtagttcctataaaagataagataagggagagatgaTTCAGATGATATGGACACTTGTAATGTAGGttttatagtgcacctgtgagaaaGAGTGATTAAGTTATTGTAGGAGGCAATAAAAAAGTAAGGATAGatctaaaataatttgggagaaGATAAtaagtaagaatttaatattcttaaatctgtcaaaagaaatgatttaTCATtacataaattgacggaaaataaTTTAGTGATTTCATTTTGTGAGATTAAGGTTTGTTTTTATTGTTGGAGATAAATGTTTATACTTCATGctctaaaatttgaattctttaaGATAGTCAGGGATGTCAAATCATGAAGAAAAAGGACCCACCTGATTAATTAATTGACTATCTTGATTGACGTTACTTTTGGCCTATTCATTCCAATTGGGTCTGTGCTTAGAAATATTTGAGGGAAAGGAAAAGAATTGATGAAGGATTTTATTTTGACATGTGTGATTATCTAAGAaagtgaaatatatatatatatatatatatatatatatatatataatttctcaataaaaatgtttattttatatgctatttatgtttaattttttttaaaaaatattacatatattataataaatttttattttttattatatttgatatagaaaaataatataatagaatattagttttttttaattttcttttcatttctcttCCTCGATTTGTACCCTCAATATTTTTATGTCATTCTCACATGaattaaatgtaaaaaataaaataaaatattatgtcaaagacttgtttgtttaaaaatttttacttgagaattatttataaatttgaaaaGGTTTTAAATTATATACAATTTTTAAGAACCATCTTCAATCAAAAtggatttaaaataaataataaagccacttacaaatattattattttccaattgttatttatagtaaaatttttcttaaaaaaaaactcttgaactataataattaagtaaaattattaaatatttaaaatatattattaaatatttaaatttatattaaaattttaattattgttttaaaagtgtaaaatttttaaaaaaagtattaaagaatttttaaaaagtaatgaaaaaaaataacaaatactATTTTAGTTTTATACttttatctaattaattaatagaaTAAAATAGAGGGTGCGCAATACTCAGAAAGCGTACTTTAGCAAAGCAGAAGGGTGAGGGAAATGTGCGCCTGTGGGGGTACCAGAGGCTAGAGCTGAAGCGGAAACCGGGAGTACCAATTCCAGCATACTGTTGAGTCACGGCCACCGCTTTTCGCCATTTTCCCCCACTCAGTTTCCTCCGCGTGTCGTTCCGTCACAGACAGGCCCGTCATGCAAACAATTTCCCCCGTACCATTTTAACCGCGCTCCGTTCACGTCGACCCTGGTTTCAGACACAagcagaggagagagagagagagaatgaatgGCCGGAAAATGCTGCCGGCAGATGTGGAGGTACAGCAGCAGGAAGTGAAGGTGGCGGCGGAGACGGCGACAATGAGTGGACCACTGGTGGCAGGGAGGCCATCTGGCCGGAGGAATGTCGGCTGTAATATGGACGTCTCGCATGTCGTTCTCCGGCTGGCCTGTCTGCTGACTTCTGTGACAGCGGTGTCGCTCATGACCACGGCAAAGCAAGCTGCCGCCATCTCCTTCTATGGCTTCCACCTCCCAGTGTACTCCAAGTGGTCCTTCTCAGACTCCTACGAGTATGCCCCCGAAACCAACTCAAACGCTCTTTTGTTTCTCTGTGTATATACTATGTATACCCCCTGCCCGATTTTTTTCCTAGTTAACGGAAAATATCCAGAAGAATGAAAACCGTTAGTATATTGAACTCCGTAGTCTAATACTCTAGAAAATCATTATTATAACTTTTTTCAGCGCATATTACAACAAATTAGTGCGGTTATGGGGTATTCTGATGAAAGTCTAGtgctaatttaatttttattgaccTTAATTTCTGCTGGTTTTGATTCGCTCGGTTATGTCTGTAACGGAGTACTGGGTATCCTCTATTTCTACGCTTGCAGTGCAGTAGCCATGGAAGTTTAACTCCCAAACTAAATAACATTTTATCATGTGAATAATTTAGGTAGAAAGGTTTTATTCCTTCTCTGGCTATTTCCGCTCTTTGTGCCGTAGAAGGAAGGTAATCTACTCATCTTGGCTTTTCAATGCCCTGAATGATGAGTAGGGCGCTTTTAATCTAAAATTGGGTGTGTCCAAATTAATGGTGTTTGTGAACACAGACCCAAACAACATCAGTACCAATAGGTTTGGGGCAATGGAACTTCAGAAGGGTATATGGGTCAGTTTCCCATTAGTTAGGTAGAGCTCATTTGATCAGTGTGATTAACAGATCACTGATTCTTGTTCCAACTAGTTCGCAGAAATTTTGTTCCATGAGAAATGGTGTTTTTGAGGGGAATGTATTTTGAATGACTAGAAGTTGTTGAATTTGGGCTGCACAGGTATCTGGTTGGAGTTTCGGTCGCTGTTGCAGCTCACTCCGTGCTGCAATTGCTTATTTGTGCGTGGAAGTTGCTGAGAAAGTCTCCAGTCATTCCATCCCGGAATCATGCCTGGCTTGTCTTTGCTGGGGATCAGGTGAAGCTCTGCCTTATTCTTCAGATTTTGCAAGAGTTGATACTTTAATGTGTGCACACCCCTTTCCCCTTAGCTCTGAGTTTGTTAAAATTTCTTGCAGATCataatatataggtgtgagtcaTCAGTCATGCATGTCTAAGAATGTGAATTGATGTACATAACCGTGCATCATGGTCACCCATCCCTTGTACCTTTTAGTTATGATAGTGTAAAAACAACTTATAATTATTACTGATAAGAAGTTATAAGTGCTCTTATAATGGCATCCATTAgagttccaattttttttttttttcaaatcaagaAGGGGAGTGCATCTCTGCTATTGATGATGATAAGGAGTGTATCCATGAAGGGAATTTTATTTTCTGTGGATGCAAAGACCAAATGTTGAATGCTGATTTTTTTATCATCATTTCTGGATATTTACTCCCCTGATATCAACTCCCCTGATATCAATTGCAGGTTAATTGTATTTTCAAGATGATGTAATTTGTGAGGCTTTCATCCAATTGATTGGCAGCTTAAATTTAGTTAACTTCTGATCTAATGCTTTGGCAATTGAAGTACAAGTTGTTTACCTGTAAACTGTGCTCTAGTGTTTTACTGTGATCATTTGAACAAATAGGCTTATGGGGAAAAAGGGAGCAAGGGTTTGTTTTCAAGTTGTGTGCTTCACGTGCTGCTAGCGTCAGTCAGAGCAGAATTGACAGATGCTAGCACTCTTCAGTCTCCTCTTGATGACACAGAAGCTCAACTTATATCAGGGATAAGCGTCCCTTTAGCTGGCATAATGTCAGACAACACTTCGACCTATGTTGAAACTTGAACATGAATTTCTTACTTCTCAATGACAATGATATTTTCTTGTTTGAGCAAGGAGTGAGAAGTTCATAGATCATGCTTATCTATTACAATAATATCATGCCATGTGATAATGCTTCTATTCTCACCAAATCCTGCCATGCAACTGAACTGAAATATTTAGTTATTTCCCATTTAAGGGTGGGGATTGTGATGTACAATGAATTGAGTAGATGAATGTTCAGAttagtttcaatttttattaaCTTATTTAAAGTTTCCATATTGGTCTGTGTATCTATACCAAGGGCACAACCTAGGTTTGGTGGCTAGAGGACACAGAAACTACATTTTACTTGTAGCTGTTTGGTGATTTACATGGGGGCTGGCTGATTATTGGTCTTATTGCAGGTCTTTGCATATGCAATGATGAGTGCTGGGTCAGCTGCATCGGGAGTTTCGAACCTGAACCGCACAGGAATCAGACACACAGTTCTACCAAATTTCTGTAAGCCCTTGTTGAACTTTTGCGACCGGGTTGCTGCCTCCATAGCCTTCACTTTCTTCGGCTGCTTCTTGCTTGCCACGTCTGCCATTCTCAATGTAGTTTGGCTGTCCAAGTCCTAATTAAATTTCCTTCATTGGTTCTCTACACCCTTGGGGCTATTCTTACTTGGGTATGAGAATCCTAGGGGTAACCTGCAGCTACACTTTTGTTACCTGAGATGGGTAATGGTGAACCTTGGGGGTTGGACACCTTCTGATCAGTGGCCTTTTCTAAAGGTTGGAATGGCCTCTCATCCTTTTGCGACGGAATGTGTTATAGTTTGATCAGCGTAGTTGGTTTGGCATGATAAGATGGAGAATGACCTTGGTTGTAGCAGGAAGTGAACAATTGATCTTGAATTATGTTGACAATGTGTATGTTTTTCAATCTTAAATGCACCATAGAGTTCTTATATATTTATTCTTTGCTCTTGCTATTGTTCATTGCTATACAGTCTAAGatcttaatatattttttacaaAGTGCATTGAGAGAGAGAGTATTTCAAACCTTACTTTGCCAGTAAGAGTACCGTTTTTGGTAATGGGTAAGTAATGCCACTATTACTTATTTTGAAATTGACTTTGAGTTGCTGTTTGAGATAGGCAAACAACATCTTCAATCTTAAGAATTAACTTTTGGGTCAATTAATTCGAAAGAgtgcaattcatttttcatttgaaTCTAAACCACTATTTGATATGTTTGGATAAAATGAGctaaaagtgaaatgaaatgaaaaaattTATGATAAATATGTAAAAATCTAAGGTAAATTTTCGTTAAAATTCTTTTTGCTGTTCTGCatcaaataaattataaaagCATTAATTAGAAGTCTTCCCAATCTaaaatgaaaggaatggaaaCTTGAGAAGGTTAAGAATTGAAGCTAATAATGCTATTAGGAGAGGTGGGGAGTAGGAATATAGAAAGAGATATATAATGGAATTTCATGGAAATACAAATTTTATTGTCATAATCTATTATCATTTATCTCTATCAATCAATAAATCAATTGCACgtatgaaaaatatttattaatctaaaatacaattaaaataatagcTCACaaagttgaaaatattttttttaaatagactAAGTAATTCTTTTTACATCTTTTAGGGTTTACCTtcaatgtgaagggtaaaaatTATAGGGCCTATGAGACCCAATAAAAAACTCCACTATAATTGAAGGGCAAGTTTACAACAGCTCAAACATCacaaaatactaaaaaatttgGAGCAAAAATAggttcccaaatatatatatatataagagttataaataaaaagtaaggaGTTTGCAAGAGATCATCCAAAAAGCATTTACTATTCCGGCCACAAAACTTGGGTCTCTAGAACTCCAAAATAGATCTCCACCATTCAGATTGAAGGACGACGCGTCTTGAACATGTTGTCAAAGTTTCAGCAAAATCATATCACAAATTACTCTCTGATTGACCGCTTGCTCAAAATTGGTCTAACTGAAGTTCTGCAactcctctctatttcaaaactATCGCACTATTCTATCTCTCATTTCATTCTCTCCAACATTGCATAAATCTTGTAAATGGTCAACCCTAATGggctttaaaaaaataaataaaacttgagccctttttttaaaaaattttttggcTAGACTtaacaaatctccccctctaACCCATGAGAGGAATGAGTACTTCAACAAGCTTATCACCAAAATTGATGTCGATTGTCCTAGCACACAGCCCAATTTTCTCATGAGGCATAATCTTTGTCATCATATTAGCAACATTTTCACTAGTGTGAATCTTTTCAAGTTCAAGCAACTTAGAGTTAAAAACATCTCAAATCCAATGATAtatatctcacatcaatatgctttgatCTACCATGAAAGGTTGGATTCTTACCAAGATGAATAACACTTTGATTATCAGAAAATAACACATATCTCTTTTGAGTGAACCCAAGTTCATGCACAAAACTTCATCCATAGTAACTCTTTGCATGCCTCAGTAGCTGCAATGAACTTAGCTTTTGTGGTAGACAAAGCAACACATTTCTACAACATGGACACAACTCCCTTTGCAAAGGTTAATCAAATAGTCTGAAGTAGATTTCCTTAAGTCCATATCCCCATCCACGTATGAATTTGTATAGCCAGCAAGCGCAAGTTTTCCAGACCTAAAACAAAGTTTCAAATCAGTAGTGCCACGGAAATATCTTATAATCCACTTCACAGCATTTCAATGCTCTCTATCCAGATTAGAGAGAAACTGACTAAGTATACCAACTTCCTGAGCTAAATTTGGCCTCGTGCAAACCATAACATATATTAAGCTTCTAACTGCAAATGCATAAGGAATACGTTGCATGTCTATTTTCTCTTTTTTACTATAAGGAGACTATTTACTGCTTAACCTAAAGTCTGTAGCAAGAGGTGTGCTCACCACTTTagcattttccatgcaaatttgTTGAAGTACCTTCTCAATGTACTTTTCCTAAGATAGCcacaatttcttattctttcGTTACAAGTGATCCCAATCCCAATGATTTGATTTGCTGGTCCTAAAGCTTTCATTACAAAAGATTTAAAAAGCTCCTTTTTCAACCTGTCAATATGAGAAGAACTGTAACCAACAATAAGCGCATCATTaacataaagcaacaaaataataaagttatcattagaaatttttttaacaaatacaCCATGATCGGAGGTAGTCTTCTTGTAGCCTTGTTGTATTAGAAtggactcaaacttcttatattGTTGTGTAGGATCTTGTTTTaggccatacaagctcttctttagTCTACAAGCAtaattctcttttcttttcacctTAAAACCCTTAGGCTACTCGATATAAATttgctcctccaaatcaccatggaagAAAGtagtcttcacatccatttgcttAACCTTTAAATCAATACTAGCTGTCAAGCCCAAAACAACATGGATTGAAGACATCTTCACTACTGGTGAGAAGATCTCCTTAAAATCATTCCTTTCTTCTGACTGAAGcttttgacaactaatctggctttgtatCGTGGTTGTGAAGTATTCTCTTCATGTTTTACCCTATAAACCCATTGATTCTTCAATGCTTTTCTATCTTGGGGTAACTTGACAAGATCAAATATATGATTGTCATGTAGATACTTCATTTCACTTTTCATTGTTTCAAGtcattcttcttttttttttttgcttttcgtAACCTCTTCGTAGTAATCAAGTTCTCCCTCATCAGTCAAAAGTACATACTCACTAGATGGGTACCTAATAGAGGGTGTTTTGTCTCTAGCAGACCTTCTAAGTGGAGCTGTAGGCTATTCAATAGTTGGTTCTGATTGATCATCAACAGTCTCATACATAGGAGCATCATTCCTATTTACAACTTCATGATCTTCCTCAACATGATTATTCTGAACATTTGCCTTTGCGTTATCCTGATTACCAATCTCAGCCGCATTAGAAAAATCTGTAGTAGGAGGTGAATTCAAGTTAAACAAGTCATCACTACCCTGAGACTTTTGAATTCTCTGTCTTGTCAATATCTTTAATGGTTTGATCCTCCATGAAGACCACATCACCACTTCTAACAAGTTTTTTCCCTATTGGATCCTAAAACCTATAGCCAAATTCATCTTGACTATACCTAATGAAGATACATTGTCTTGTCTTGACGTCTAACTTAGATCTTTCATCCT
This window of the Malania oleifera isolate guangnan ecotype guangnan chromosome 6, ASM2987363v1, whole genome shotgun sequence genome carries:
- the LOC131157154 gene encoding CASP-like protein 3A1 codes for the protein MNGRKMLPADVEVQQQEVKVAAETATMSGPLVAGRPSGRRNVGCNMDVSHVVLRLACLLTSVTAVSLMTTAKQAAAISFYGFHLPVYSKWSFSDSYEYLVGVSVAVAAHSVLQLLICAWKLLRKSPVIPSRNHAWLVFAGDQVFAYAMMSAGSAASGVSNLNRTGIRHTVLPNFCKPLLNFCDRVAASIAFTFFGCFLLATSAILNVVWLSKS